A region of Paractinoplanes abujensis DNA encodes the following proteins:
- a CDS encoding MFS transporter, which produces MNSSLWRNREFTLLWTSQCLSDLGGAIALLAIPLLVLDVTGSAVQAGAVGTAAQATKLLCRLPAGVLADRVNRRQAMLACDIVRLLAFAGLAVAVALDRPALAAIIVVAVIDAVCGSLFNTTEHASLRSIVPATQLPDAVARNEARSYGTSLAGPPLGGLLFGIAHALPFLGNAVSYLASLIGVALIRKPLQTARPADPPSHTKALVEGIRFVFGNAFLRAVLLIAAPLNFALYGAIFTIIVTLQSHDVAPGVIGLTETIVSAGGLIGALAAPALLRRLSFPALIRGLGWAATLFLTVSALLTMSVAAAVPVALAILVGPACNAALFGYQAAITPDHLQGRVLSVIFLVAMSAAAAAPLLAGVFVTVWTPTVSVLLFAAAVSASALTATFSPAIRTMRPIEQSVPA; this is translated from the coding sequence ATGAACTCCAGCCTGTGGCGCAACCGCGAGTTCACTCTGCTGTGGACCAGCCAATGCCTGTCCGACCTGGGCGGCGCGATCGCCCTGCTGGCCATCCCGCTGCTGGTGCTCGACGTGACCGGTTCCGCCGTGCAGGCCGGCGCGGTGGGCACCGCGGCCCAGGCCACCAAGCTGCTCTGCCGGCTCCCGGCCGGGGTGCTGGCCGACCGGGTCAACCGCCGCCAGGCGATGCTGGCCTGCGACATCGTACGGCTGCTGGCCTTCGCCGGTCTGGCCGTGGCGGTCGCGCTGGACCGGCCCGCCCTCGCCGCGATCATCGTCGTGGCCGTGATCGACGCGGTCTGCGGCTCCCTGTTCAACACCACCGAACACGCCTCGCTGCGCAGCATCGTGCCCGCCACCCAGCTGCCCGACGCCGTGGCCCGCAACGAGGCCCGCAGCTACGGCACCTCACTGGCCGGACCCCCGCTGGGCGGCCTGCTCTTCGGCATAGCCCACGCGCTGCCGTTCCTGGGCAACGCCGTGTCGTACCTGGCCTCCCTGATCGGCGTGGCGCTGATCCGCAAACCGCTGCAGACGGCCCGCCCCGCCGACCCTCCCAGCCACACGAAGGCCCTGGTGGAGGGCATCCGATTCGTTTTCGGCAACGCGTTCCTGCGCGCCGTGCTGCTGATCGCGGCGCCGCTCAACTTCGCCCTGTACGGGGCGATCTTCACCATCATCGTCACGCTGCAGAGCCACGACGTGGCCCCCGGAGTCATCGGACTGACCGAAACCATCGTCAGCGCGGGCGGCCTGATCGGCGCCCTGGCCGCCCCCGCCCTGCTGCGCAGGTTGTCGTTCCCCGCCCTGATCCGCGGCCTGGGCTGGGCGGCCACCCTGTTCCTGACGGTCAGCGCCCTGCTCACGATGAGCGTGGCCGCGGCCGTGCCGGTGGCTCTGGCCATCCTCGTGGGCCCGGCCTGCAACGCGGCCCTGTTCGGCTACCAGGCTGCGATCACCCCCGACCACCTGCAGGGGCGGGTCCTGAGCGTCATCTTCCTGGTCGCCATGTCCGCCGCCGCGGCGGCCCCGCTGCTGGCCGGCGTGTTCGTCACGGTGTGGACGCCCACTGTGAGCGTCCTGCTCTTCGCGGCCGCCGTGTCGGCGTCGGCCCTCACGGCCACCTTCTCCCCGGCAATCCGCACGATGCGCCCGATCGAGCAATCAGTGCCCGCCTGA
- a CDS encoding YczE/YyaS/YitT family protein, whose amino-acid sequence MKPSGNGDRRLTRRVTQLFAGLVLYGVSMALTIESALGLNPWDVFHEGLSEVTGISFGWVVILLGIPILLLWIPLRQKPGFGTLANLVVVGFAVDAALTVLPAGGTLPARIGYLVGGILLNGLATGLYIGSRFGPGPRDGLMTGIVGRFPRLSVRLVRTTIELLVLGAGFLLGGTVGIGTVAYALAIGPLVHVFLPWCTVKPRPAVPAEPAPAAA is encoded by the coding sequence ATGAAACCGAGTGGCAACGGAGATCGTCGTCTCACCCGTCGCGTGACCCAGCTTTTCGCCGGGCTGGTGCTGTACGGCGTCAGCATGGCGCTGACGATCGAGTCGGCGCTCGGCCTCAACCCGTGGGACGTGTTCCACGAGGGCCTGTCCGAGGTCACCGGCATCAGTTTCGGCTGGGTCGTGATCCTGCTCGGCATTCCGATCCTGCTGCTCTGGATCCCGCTGCGGCAGAAACCCGGCTTCGGCACCCTGGCCAACCTGGTCGTCGTCGGCTTCGCGGTGGACGCCGCGCTGACCGTGCTGCCCGCCGGCGGCACGCTCCCCGCACGGATCGGCTACCTGGTCGGCGGCATCCTGCTCAACGGGCTGGCCACCGGCCTCTACATCGGCAGCCGGTTCGGCCCCGGCCCGCGCGACGGCCTGATGACCGGCATCGTCGGACGCTTCCCGCGGCTCTCCGTCCGCCTCGTGCGCACCACGATCGAGCTGCTCGTTCTGGGGGCGGGTTTCCTGCTCGGCGGCACGGTCGGCATCGGGACCGTCGCGTACGCTCTCGCCATCGGCCCGCTCGTGCACGTCTTCCTGCCGTGGTGCACCGTCAAGCCGCGCCCTGCGGTGCCGGCGGAACCGGCGCCCGCGGCGGCCTAG
- a CDS encoding PLP-dependent aminotransferase family protein encodes MTTAIRGGQLARLLGQWHSLPGRHRSPDYAALAAAVRGLLSDGRLPLGVRLPAERELAESLAVSRTTVSAAYRTLRETGHLTSRRGAGSWTTLPHGHRVATSGLWAAGDDHDMIDLGVAASAAPDELVPAARAAADDLPRYLGSAGYHPTGLMELRDTVAAGYRARGVATSAEQILITAGTQQALDLVLRLSVPAGSPVLVEAPTYPNALAALAARRARINTHGLDAETGWDGEMLLGALRQTRPRLSYVIPEFHNPTGHLMSADLRERLAATAHSTGTELVVDESWADLALEGQEMPPPVAVFDRHSRVVSIGGMSKGFWGGLRIGWVRASAPLVQRLAAIRVGVDMASPVLEQLVAVRLLDQAPQVLGERRLRLRERRDVLAATLRRLLPEWSFVLPRGGASLWAELDGPISSALARAAEDVGVRLAPGPRFGLDGTLERFLRLPFTLPGEDLTEAVRRIASVRHDLDRASVPSWRTPSVIA; translated from the coding sequence GTGACCACGGCGATACGCGGGGGCCAATTGGCGCGCCTGCTCGGTCAGTGGCACTCCCTGCCGGGCCGGCACCGCAGCCCTGACTACGCTGCCCTGGCGGCGGCGGTGCGGGGCCTGCTCAGCGACGGCCGGCTTCCTCTGGGCGTACGGCTGCCGGCCGAACGGGAACTGGCCGAGTCGCTCGCCGTGAGCCGCACGACGGTCAGCGCGGCCTATCGCACGCTGCGCGAGACCGGGCACCTCACCAGCCGTCGCGGGGCCGGCAGCTGGACCACGCTCCCCCACGGCCACCGGGTCGCGACGTCGGGGCTGTGGGCCGCGGGCGACGACCACGACATGATCGACCTGGGTGTGGCCGCGTCGGCCGCCCCGGACGAGCTCGTCCCGGCCGCCCGGGCCGCCGCCGACGACCTGCCGCGCTATCTGGGCAGCGCCGGCTATCACCCGACCGGTCTGATGGAGCTGCGCGACACCGTGGCGGCCGGCTACCGGGCCCGCGGCGTCGCCACCTCGGCCGAGCAGATCCTGATCACCGCGGGCACCCAGCAGGCGCTCGACCTGGTGCTGCGGCTGTCGGTGCCGGCCGGCTCCCCCGTGCTGGTGGAGGCGCCGACCTACCCGAACGCCCTGGCCGCCCTGGCCGCGCGCCGGGCCCGGATCAACACCCACGGGCTGGACGCGGAGACCGGCTGGGACGGCGAGATGCTGCTGGGCGCGCTGCGGCAGACCCGGCCCCGGCTCTCGTACGTGATCCCGGAGTTCCACAACCCGACCGGGCACCTCATGTCGGCCGACCTGCGCGAGCGCCTGGCCGCCACGGCCCATTCCACCGGCACGGAGCTGGTGGTCGACGAGTCGTGGGCCGACCTGGCGCTGGAGGGTCAGGAGATGCCGCCGCCGGTGGCCGTGTTCGACCGGCACTCGCGGGTGGTGTCGATCGGCGGCATGAGCAAGGGTTTCTGGGGCGGTCTGCGGATCGGCTGGGTGCGCGCGTCGGCCCCGCTCGTGCAGCGGCTGGCCGCGATCCGGGTCGGCGTCGACATGGCCAGCCCGGTGCTGGAGCAACTGGTCGCCGTACGGCTGCTCGACCAGGCCCCGCAAGTGCTCGGCGAGCGGCGGCTGCGGCTGCGGGAACGGCGGGACGTGCTGGCCGCGACGCTGCGGCGGCTGCTGCCGGAGTGGAGTTTCGTGCTGCCGCGAGGCGGGGCGTCGTTGTGGGCGGAGCTGGACGGGCCGATCTCGAGCGCGCTGGCCCGGGCCGCGGAGGACGTCGGCGTACGGCTGGCTCCTGGTCCTCGTTTCGGCTTGGACGGCACGCTCGAGCGTTTCCTGCGGCTGCCGTTCACGCTGCCGGGCGAGGACCTGACCGAGGCCGTACGCCGGATCGCCTCGGTGCGGCACGACCTGGACCGGGCGTCCGTCCCGTCCTGGCGCACGCCCTCGGTGATCGCCTAG